In Bradyrhizobium erythrophlei, a single genomic region encodes these proteins:
- the tnpA gene encoding IS66-like element accessory protein TnpA, whose product MTTVTILSGPERRRRWTTAEKLRIVEESLAPGASVVEVARRHDVHRNLVTAWRRQARTGVLVCEPGPMQRQADEVRFAAVSIAPERQPSAAPSGTSGAIEIEFAAGARMRITGAVDAATLSAVVAALTDGQSR is encoded by the coding sequence GTGACAACGGTTACGATTCTGTCCGGTCCAGAGCGACGACGGCGGTGGACCACTGCCGAGAAGCTTCGGATCGTGGAGGAGAGTCTGGCGCCCGGGGCCAGTGTTGTCGAGGTTGCTCGACGACATGATGTTCACCGCAATCTGGTCACGGCCTGGCGGCGGCAGGCCCGCACGGGCGTCCTCGTTTGCGAGCCCGGGCCGATGCAGCGGCAAGCTGACGAAGTCCGTTTTGCGGCGGTCTCCATTGCGCCAGAGCGGCAACCGTCGGCGGCGCCCTCCGGGACCAGCGGTGCGATCGAGATCGAGTTCGCGGCCGGGGCTCGGATGCGGATCACGGGCGCGGTTGACGCCGCGACGCTGAGCGCAGTCGTGGCGGCGCTGACTGATGGGCAGTCACGATGA